The genomic window TATTCTGTTAATTTTCAAATACTATATTTTCCTTTGATCTAGttcttttattaatataaatataaaaaaaattttaattccttAAATACGCACCATATAAAAGTGTTACTAAAATATACAGAGACAATTTATATGAAGTCTCTCTAAAATAGATTTTACTATCATTTTAGATGCATGTATCATCTACGAAATGAGAAGACTTGTGTCGAACTTctaatttaaacaattaaaaaaattacatgtATGTTCATCTTTTTTTAGAGTACAACGAGTATCTATAAACTATACAATCATCATAGTATAAtttatagtaaaaaaaaatactagatctgcaaaaattattattattggtcCACAATTAACTAACAATGTTcaagaattcaaaatttttttttcatgtttcGGAGGAAACTAAAATTAATAATTGCAATTCTAATAAGAATTCTAATTCTTATAtttactctatttataaattaaatcacttttagtttaattttcaattCCATTTTCATGGttacaattttaaaaattaaaaaatctaaaatattcctatatattaataatataaaattattattttagaaaaattaaagaaaaacgtgattttttaaataagttttaattattttatttatcgatttatgtaatttataatttgtactatatttattaatttatatcgCTTTATATATCGTTGAGTTTGAGCCTATTTCTTTTATGTGTAAACAAGATAAAGCACATTCACGTTACATAAACACGACAAATTTCAGACAGCTATAACTGGATCTGAAAAGCATTAGTCTTCACAAATATTTGACTCCTTCTTCTCAATGATTTCCATCACAGTTGGAAAAGTTTCAAAGTAGACACACAAACACAACATGATGCATATGAATAGGGCTCTTTGTTTGAACGATGTTCCCAACCATATATCCTAAATAAATCACCCTTCTTCTCCATATAAATAACTCATCATGGATTCAATCTTTTCTCATCCCACAATTGTCTGTGTCACCTAAGAAAGCTAAGTAGGCAAGCAATGGCATCCACCAGAACTACCACACTAGTGTTGTTCATTATCTGTTTGATCTTTATACAAGAGGTGAATTAATTAAGttccaattttaattttaatttgtttacttTTCACACTATATTGTTCATTACATGAATTGATTTTCAATTTGTGATCAGTTGGAGATCCATGGGTTGGAGATCCATGGTGGAACTCAGGACACGGCAGCAGCTCACCAACATATAGGTAAGTAATTAAGCAAAACTTGTGTGATGAATGAATGGCTATGTATGAGAAGTGATTAAGAGTGAATTAATGATTAATAAGTAATATGATTGGTGCAGATTGTGGTGGAAAGTGCGGGTACAGATGTAGTAAGGCAGGAAGGCCAAAAATATGCATGAGGGCATGCAAGACGTGCTGCCAGAGGTGTAATTGCGTGCCACCTGGCACCGCCGGCAACCAAAACGCCTGTCCTTGTTACGCCTCTCTCACCACCCATGGAGGAAAACTGAAGTGCCCTTGAATGTGAATCATCATTCATGAGTTTAATATTCTTCTATGTGCAAGCACGCAGTTATCAAGACAATGATATAATGCAAAGTTTATGGGAGGGAAAAACAAATAAGGCTAATTAAGCACATAGCTCGTGGATTACTCTTAAGATCTGATGAAAAATTAAGTGGGTTAATCGTCTTAATCATGACAGGGCAAGTAAATGTATGAGAATATGGTGAGAAGTTGAGGAGGACATTGGTTCCAAGTTACAGTTTTATTTTATGCCGATTGATCCGCATAATGTTATTGTATTTATATAAATACGAATACCTTAGACTTGtgatttttatcttattttttattactGTTATACACTTATTAAATGCTCAATCCCAAAATAACCAGACCATTccattcttttctgtttcttttcatTACTCATCACTCTTTTTCATCAAAACGGGAGAATTAGCCAAGAATACCAAAACAAATCTTTTCCAACCACTGAGAACAAAAGTGCTTCCTCGCGATTGGGTctattttttagattttaataTGGTCTTAGACCCAATGAAACGTAAATATTTTTGGGGCACAACTATACTGAGTCTAAATTGGATAAAAATTGAATCTTTAAAtctttaacaataatttataaaaaaaaattataaaaaaatttatttatgatgcatttatttataaagaaaaaatttGTTACCGAAAAGTAGTTGATATGtatatttgaacttgaatttgtccACAAATTCTAATTTGATGCTTCTTTGATATATTCTCTtaagaaaagtctaggggccagcgacttttgtgttttctggccagcacttaaccatcaaaagaaaagtgagtgatttctcaccattggatgtaatctcacaccattaaaaacactattgatggccaattgatggttacaaaataccAAAGTTGTTGGCCCCCTAGCATTGCTCATTTTCTTATTCAACAAGTGTgactaaaaataaaacaataatctTATAATTAATATCACAtaatattgaaattaatttaaaacatatatatcaTTTTTAGTTCCCTTAGGGAGTACATGAGTCGAGTAAAACCATGTTCGCCTTGATCTGGCctcgacccgaaataatgatcgAATCTATTTTTGAGAGTCTTACCCAACTCTAAACtcaatgaaatcacaccaaattagctccTAAAATGTATGGGTCGGGCGGGTCTTCGGGCCGGATTGGGCCATGTACACCCCCTAGTTTGACTTTTTATTTTGAGGTATTGGAATGGAGATTGAGAAACTAGAACTCAATATCATGTTTATTGATTCTGATATTAAACTTTCAGTCTCTAAAAAGTgggaacaaaaaattttaaaaacagagactaaaattttaataacattttatatttaaaatactcctattttaattaattaattataactttatcctttatacaaattaaattagagttttatttttatttcaatctctattttTCACTTTACACCAAATATAATATTGAGACTTATTTTAGTCTCTATCTTTTAATTTCAGTCTTTTTGTTCTATCTCTCTAACACTACCTAATGATACTTTCTAttgtttttatttatctttagtGCATGTTTTGTTAATTTTCAAATACTATATGCCCCTttgatatgatttttttattattataaatataaaaaatattttaattcattaAATACGCACCATGTAAAAGTATTACTAAAATATAAAGTATACAGACACAATTCACATGAAGTCCCTCTAAAATGAATTTTACTACTATTTTAGATGCATCCGTAATaggtgcttcaaatgttcgtgatatgaagagttcaagtgttatttagaagatattagtttacatttttagaatattttaatttaatgtattttaattttgtttatttaattactagattgggccttatgtttatgggctttaggatttttctttgttttaacctaataagaggttataaatacctccttaacTATTATAGTTGTAGTATAGAATAATTTAGATGTTTAAAAACCTTTTTTTGGTTTCATGATGAAAtcatggtgtggacaattgaggttgaggagtccctctcttgcATCGGGAAATTGGGTaaaaggttgaggagtcccttcgattcaattcccaaactatggcgttgacaagttaggttaaGGAGTCTTTTTCTTGTTGCGTCAGGAAATttggtagaaagtagagtgattttctttgtactcaattttaatttatcctttttatttttatttcaattacaatttatctttttattcagtttgaatccttatcttcttgtttatcttttatttctttatcatttggtatcagagctcaggtattagattaattcttattaatctatatttgttcttcttttatcataaaaaaaagagTCCAGTGTCTCTCGCGtctttctttgtgttcttgtctTTGTTTGCGCTTCATTATGCTTAAAAAAAAAgcataaagtgaaaaaaaataaaaaaagatgaaaaaaaaccaaaaaaaaaaagaaattatcttccttgtaattattgtccttttcatatattattttttttccacttacaagattcgaggacgaatcttttttgaagaggaggagaatgatacgtgcttcaaatattcgtgatatgaagagttcaagtattatttagaagatattagtttacatttttagaatattttaatttaatgtattttgattttgtttatttaattactaaattgggccttatgtttatggaatttagggtttttctttgttttaacctaataagaggttataaatacctccttagctattgtagttgtagtatagaatgatttagaggtttaAAAACTCCTTTTTGGTTTCGtaatgaaaccatggtgtggacaattgaggttgaggagtctcTCTCTTGTTGTATCGGGGAAttgggtagaaggttgaggagtcccttcgattcaattcccaaactatggctttgacaagttaggttgaggagtccctttcttgttgcgtcaggaaattgggtagaaagtagagtgattctctttgtactcaatttcaatttattctttttatttttatttcaattacaatttatctttttattcagtttgaatccttatcttcttgtttatcttttatttctttatcaatgCGTCATTCACGAAATAAgacactttttctttttcatgtgAGAGAGAGAGGAGTGTATCTCACAATGATGTGAGAAGAGATGAGTTTTACTCTGGTATGGTTTAAACAattcggaccctccgatttgtttcATTTTTTAAACCAACAATCAGAAATTGGACGGTCTGATTTgtgatttcgaaaataaaaaaatttttaatgttaaaatcggaccgtccgatttttattttaaaaaataaaaaatacaaaacggaccctccgatttgtaatatatttttttcttcaaataaaTCGGACCCTTcgatttgtagtttatttttttcttcaaacaaatcggaccgtccaatttgaataaaacaccatataaaaaaaataccaaatcttccaataacaatgtattacacatatatttaaacaatataaaaaaaaattagcccgAAATAAGAGGACTTGTGTCCAACTTGTaagagataatactcaatttgatCCCTGAACTTACATGCGAGTCTCAATTTAGTCTCTGAAATTTCAATTGCCTCTATTTAGTCCCCAAACTTTGAACATAACTCATATTAGTCCTTGAAACAATTTTCAACGTACAAACGTTAACAGAACACTGTCGTGACAGCCGGATGCCACACTAAACTTTATAAAATGATGTCGTTTTGGTTTTGACACTCAAATAACCTAAAAACAACATCTTAAatggtgtttattaaaattttacctaacaaaataagtAATACGATGCCGTTTTTGAGCTATTTAAATGTCAAAACCAAAATTATatcattttacaagttttaacGTGACATGTGATAGTCTACAACAGCGCTCTATTaacgtttttatactaaaaatggtCTCAGGGACTAATATGAGGCACGTTTATAAACTTCAGGGACTAAATAGAGACAATTGAAACTTCAGGAACTAAATTGAGATTCGCGTGTAAgtttagggaccaaattgagtattatctcaaCTTGTAacttaaacaattaaaaaaaattacatgtaTATTCATCTTTTTTTCGAGTACAGTGagtaaatataaaaaatagattATACAATCATTAGAGTATAATTTACAATAAAAACATACAAAAAGATCTGCAAAAATTATTGTTTTTTGGCTCGCAATTAGTTAATAATGTTCaagaattgaatttttttttatgtttcagacaaaacaaaaattaataattataattctAATGAGAATTCTAATTCTCACAtttactctatttataaattAGATCACTTTTCGtctaatttctaattttattttgatggttataattttaaaaattaaaaaatccaaAATATTCTTACAAAATATTCAATATTCGTATATTTATCAATTTATGTCGTTTTATATATTGTTGAGTTTGAACCTATCTCCTTTAaacgacaaaaaaaaaaaacacatttcGCGTTGCAGGTATCATATTTGCACACTGATACTTAAGAGCTGAACACCACGTATCTCATTTACACGCTTCAAATTCAGCGTATAAATGACATGCATAAATTGATTTGGTACGACAAATTTAAACAGTTATAACAGTATCTGAAAGCATTAGTCTTCACAAATATTTGACTCCTTCGTCACAGTTGGAAAAGTTTCAAAGTAGACACACAAACACAACATGATGCATATGAATAGGGCTCTTTGTTTGAACGATGTTCCCAACCATATATCCTAAATAAATCACCCTTCTTCTCCATATAAATAACTCATCATGGATTCAATCTTTTCTCATCCCACAATTGTCTGTGTCACCTAAGAAAGCTAAGTAGGCAAGCAATGGCATCCACCAGAACTACCACACTAGTGTTGTTCATTATTTGCTTGATCTTTATACAAGAGGTGAATTaattaagttaattttaattttaatttctttaattttcacaCTATGTTGTTCATTACATGAATTGATTTTCATCTTTGTGATCAGTTGGAGATCCATGGGTTGGAGATCCATGGTGGAACTCAGGACATGGCAGCAGCTCACCAACATATAGGTAAGAGTGAATTAAGCAAAACTTGTGTGATGAATGAATGGCTATGTATGAGAAGTGATTAAGAGTGAATTAATGATTAATAAGTAATATGATTGGTGCAGATTGTGGGAGAAAGTGCGGGTACAGATGCAGTAAGGCAGGAAGGCCAAAAATATGCATGAGGGCATGCAAGACGTGCTGCCAGAGGTGTAATTGCGTGCCACCTGGCACCGCCGGCAACCAAAACGCCTGTCCTTGTTACGCCTCTCTCACCACCCATGGAGGAAAACTGAAGTGCCCTTGAATGCGAATCATCATTCATGAGTTCAATATTCTTCTATGTGCAAGCATGCAGTTATCAAGACAATAATATAATGCAAAGTTTACCGAAGGAAAAAACAAATAAGGCTAGTTAAGCACATAGCTCGTGGATTACTCTTAAGATCTGATGAAAAATTAAGTGGGTTAATCGTCTTAATCATGACAGGGCAAGTAGATGTATGAGAATATGGTGAGAAGTTGAGGAGGACATTGGTCCCAAGTTACAGTTTTATTTTATGTCGATTGATCAGCATAATGTTATTGTATTCGGCATAAAGAAAAGTGTAAGTAACCAACAACATTAAtcaacaatgtgaacaatagatatattgGATGTTTATTTTACTAAGTGTACAGATGGTTATTCTATTATTTAAATTTAGATGGATAATTTGAAGGTGtaatgtgtttttattttattggtagttatttatgttattaaaaaaatcattgaTTACCTAACATTAATTTTATCATAAATACAAGAAAAAGTATAGATAACTAACATTTTTAAACAATGTATGAACAATATAAATTAATaggattaaaagagtaaattagtcttaaatttaattagtaacattaaattagagtataatatatttttatttgattaataattattcatattattcaaaataattaTTGTTTACCTAACACTCCCCTAAATACAAATGCCTTAGAGTtgcaatttttttcttatttttaattactATTATACACTTATTAAATGCTCAATCCCAAAATAACGAGATCATTccattcttttctgtttcttttcatTACTCATCACTCTTTTTCATCAAAACGAGAGAATTAGCTAAGAATGCCAAAACAAATCTTTTCCAACGACTGAGAACAATAAGTGCTTCCTCTCTTTCAGTTCTTAAGGTAGCGTTTAATTTAGGAGCGTTCATGGTTCGGGTGAAATTGAATTTGTCTTCACTCGGATTTAATCTATATTTTAGATCCTAATTTAGTTTAAAATTCGACAAAATTTAAACATTTTTGAGTCACAACTATACCGATACCAAATTGGATCAAAATCGGATCTTTAAActtttaacaataatttataaaaaaattatttataaaaaaatttatttatgatacatttatttataaagaaaaaatttGTTATCGAAAAGTTGATATCcatatttgaaattgaatttgtttNNNNNNNNNNNNNNNNNNNNNNNNNNNNNNNNNNNNNNNNNNNNNNNNNNNNNNNNNNNNNNNNNNNNNNNNNNNNNNNNNNNNNNNNNNNNNNNNNNNNNNNNNNNNNNNNNNNNNNNNNNNNNNNNNNNNNNNNNNNNNNNNNNNNNNNNNNNNNNNNNNNNNNNNNNNNNNNNNNNNNNNNNNNNNNNNNNNNNNNNNNNNNNNNNNNNNNNNNNNNNNNNNNNNNNNNNNNNNNNNNNNNNNNNNNNNNNNNNNNNNNNNNNNNNNNNNNNNNNNNNNNNNNNNNNNNNNNNNNNNNNNNNNNNNNNNNNNNNNNNNNNNccatattttaatttgaatttgtttataaattataatttaatgcttctttgatctattttctaattcaacaagtatgattaaaaataaaacaataagcttataattaatataacataatattaaaattaatttaaaacatatatatctTTTTTAGTTCTCTTAGGGTGCACATGAGTCGAGTGAAACCGGATTCGCCTAGACCCAGCctcgacccgaaataatgaccgggtctatctttgagacccttatccgaccacagacccaataaaatcacaccaaattagtccatAAAATGTACGAGACCGGGTCGAGTCTTCGGGTCG from Arachis ipaensis cultivar K30076 chromosome B09, Araip1.1, whole genome shotgun sequence includes these protein-coding regions:
- the LOC107616364 gene encoding gibberellin-regulated protein 2-like; the encoded protein is MASTRTTTLVLFIICLIFIQELEIHGLEIHGGTQDTAAAHQHIDCGGKCGYRCSKAGRPKICMRACKTCCQRCNCVPPGTAGNQNACPCYASLTTHGGKLKCP
- the LOC107616363 gene encoding gibberellin-regulated protein 2-like, translating into MASTRTTTLVLFIICLIFIQELEIHGLEIHGGTQDMAAAHQHIDCGRKCGYRCSKAGRPKICMRACKTCCQRCNCVPPGTAGNQNACPCYASLTTHGGKLKCP